The Patescibacteria group bacterium DNA window GTCGCCAAGCACGGTAATAAAGCGGTTTCGTCGAAGAGCGGCGCGGCGAATGTACTCGAGGCGCTCGGGGTGAAAATCAATCTCGAACCCGAACGCGTGGAAAAATGCATCGAAGAAGTTGGCATCGGCTTTTTGTTCGCACCGATTTTTCACCCGGCGATGAAATACGCCGCACCCGTCCGCGCGAAGCTGAAACGCAAAACTATCTTCAATCTGCTCGGTCCGCTGACAAACCCCGCCGGCGCCAAGCACCTTTTGATTGGCGTTTTCGAGGAAAGACTGGCGCCGATTTTCGCCGAAGTCCTGCGCCAAAATGGCGTGACGCACGCGCTCGTCGTCCACGGCGACGGTTTGGATGAATTTTCGACAACGGGAAAATCGACTGTTTTTGAGGTGCAAAACGAGAAAATCGCCAAGCTCGCAATTGATTTAGCGGAATTCGGGATTCAAAAAACAGCGCGCGAAAATTTACGCGGGGGCGATGCGACAGTGAATGCGCAGATTTGCCGGGAAATTTTGGCAGGAGAAAGTGATGTCGCGAAAACTGAAATCGTCATTCTGAATGCTGGTGCTGCAATCTTCGCAGCCGATGCCGCACCAAATTTGGCAGCGGGAATCGCGGCAGCGCGTCAGTCGCTCGAGTCCGGCGCAGCAGAACAAAAATTGAAAAACTTGATTGAATTCACCAATCAGGGTTAAAATACCGTCTTGATTTAAGCTCACAGTAAATTTACTAAGATGAATAAGAAAAATCCCCCCAAAATCGTCATAAGTGATGCCTGCATCGGTTGCGGAATTTGTGCCACGATCGCCTCGGAAGTTTTCGAGATGGATCCAGCCAGCGGCAAAAGCCAAGTTCGCGCCGATACTGATTTGAAAAATTTAAAAAAAGCCGAGGAAGCCGCAGCAGCCTGCCCGGTCGGAGCAATCGAAATCGAGGAATAATCCAGGAAAGCAAAGCACTCACACACTCTTAATTTTACGCGCCGAACATGAGAGAGTCTCCGCTTGCTACTGAGAGAAACCCTGAACAGCTGGACTTGGCTGGAGAAATTCGTGCTTTAATTCAACAATTTTGGCACCATGTTCGAGTCAATATTTTGGTAAATAAATTCGTAGCTGAGCAAAAAAATATCAAAAAGCAGGACTTATTAAGTCTTAGAATAGCTTGTCTCTTTCATGATGTCGGAAAAATTTTTGTCAGAGGCGGTCTGAAAATGACTTTAAAAACAGGCAAATTGACACCCGAAGAATTTGATCAAATGAAGGATCATGCCGTTTTTTCGAAAAATTTTCTTAAAACACTGAGACTTTCAAAATCTGCCGAGATTGCCGGCAATCACCATGAACGCTGGGACGGCAAGGGTTATCCTAATGGACTGGCTGGCAATCAAATACCACTCACCGCCCAAAGTTTAGTAATGGGTGATGTTCTCGATGCGATGATTGCTTGTCGACCCTACAATAATGTTCTCACAATCGACGAGGCAATCGCTGAATTTGAAAAAGAATCCGGGAAACAATTTAATCCTGAGCTCGTCGAAACTTTTTGTGAATTTGTTGAGAAAAATCGCGAGATGATTGAATTACTTTTGCTAAAATCCGGCGGTGGAAAACCCAAAAAAAAGCTCGACAGATCACGAAGAAATCTTGGCGAACCTGAACCCTGCGCAAATTGAAGCAGTCCAAACCCTGAAAGGTCCGATGCTCGTCATCGCGGGCGCGGGCTCAGGCAAAACCAAAGCCCTGACACACCGCATCGCGAATTTGATCGCGAACGGAATTTCGCCGCACGAAATTTTGGCAGTGACCTTCACGAATAAAGCGGCGGGCGAAATGAAGATCCGCATTCGCGCGATGCTCGGCGAAAAAGTCACAATGCCAGTCGTCGGCACTTTTCACTCGATTTGCGTGCAAATTCTCCGGCGCGAAATTCACCACCTCGGACGCGAAAATAATTTTTTGATTTACGACGGGACGGATCAGAAGCTGCTGATGAAAAGGATTTTTAAGGATAAACATATCGAGGAAAAAGAATTCAATCCGGCGGCAATCTTGTCAGCGATTTCCGGCGCGAAATCGCGACTCGTCAGTCCGACGAGCTTCGTCGGCGGCTCGCGCTTCGGCGATCTGGCAGCTGAGCTTTATCCGCTTTACGAAAAAAAATTGGCGGAAGCGAACGCGCTCGACTTCGACGATTTGCTTTTGAAAGTCGTCGAGCTGTTTGAAAAATTTCCGCAGATTCTCGAGAAATATCAGGAAAAATGGCACTTCCTCTCGGTCGACGAATACCAGGACACCAATCTCGCGCAAGCGCGCATCACGAATTTATTGGCGGAAAAATACCGCAATCTCTGCGTCATCGGCGACCCCGATCAGTCGATTTATTCTTGGCGCGGCGCGGACATTTCCAATATTCGCGATTTCAAAAAGAATTATCCTGAGGCGAAGATCGTGAAGCTCGAACAAAATTACCGCTCGACGACGACAATTCTAGACGCGGCGAACGCCGTGATCTCACGCAATGGCAATCGTGAGGACAAAAAACTTTGGAGTGAAAAAACCGGCGGCGAAAAGATTTTCCTGCTCGAGTTGAATGATGAACGCGAGGAAGCGGAATTCATCGCCGCGGAAATCGAACGGAAAATTCGCGAGACAAATTGTTTTTACCGCGACTGCGTGATTCTCTACCGCACGAATGCGCAAT harbors:
- the trpD gene encoding anthranilate phosphoribosyltransferase; amino-acid sequence: MKEFLAKLNTGLNLSRDEAAAAMQVIMSGGASEAELEEYLVLLAEKGETADEIAGSAHAMRENSRKIFPKVARFVDIVGTGGDCSDTFNISTTAAFVVAGAGVAVAKHGNKAVSSKSGAANVLEALGVKINLEPERVEKCIEEVGIGFLFAPIFHPAMKYAAPVRAKLKRKTIFNLLGPLTNPAGAKHLLIGVFEERLAPIFAEVLRQNGVTHALVVHGDGLDEFSTTGKSTVFEVQNEKIAKLAIDLAEFGIQKTARENLRGGDATVNAQICREILAGESDVAKTEIVILNAGAAIFAADAAPNLAAGIAAARQSLESGAAEQKLKNLIEFTNQG
- a CDS encoding ferredoxin, whose translation is MNKKNPPKIVISDACIGCGICATIASEVFEMDPASGKSQVRADTDLKNLKKAEEAAAACPVGAIEIEE
- a CDS encoding HD domain-containing phosphohydrolase, which encodes MRESPLATERNPEQLDLAGEIRALIQQFWHHVRVNILVNKFVAEQKNIKKQDLLSLRIACLFHDVGKIFVRGGLKMTLKTGKLTPEEFDQMKDHAVFSKNFLKTLRLSKSAEIAGNHHERWDGKGYPNGLAGNQIPLTAQSLVMGDVLDAMIACRPYNNVLTIDEAIAEFEKESGKQFNPELVETFCEFVEKNREMIELLLLKSGGGKPKKKLDRSRRNLGEPEPCAN
- a CDS encoding UvrD-helicase domain-containing protein, whose translation is MENPKKSSTDHEEILANLNPAQIEAVQTLKGPMLVIAGAGSGKTKALTHRIANLIANGISPHEILAVTFTNKAAGEMKIRIRAMLGEKVTMPVVGTFHSICVQILRREIHHLGRENNFLIYDGTDQKLLMKRIFKDKHIEEKEFNPAAILSAISGAKSRLVSPTSFVGGSRFGDLAAELYPLYEKKLAEANALDFDDLLLKVVELFEKFPQILEKYQEKWHFLSVDEYQDTNLAQARITNLLAEKYRNLCVIGDPDQSIYSWRGADISNIRDFKKNYPEAKIVKLEQNYRSTTTILDAANAVISRNGNREDKKLWSEKTGGEKIFLLELNDEREEAEFIAAEIERKIRETNCFYRDCVILYRTNAQSRVIEEVFLRHGLPHRIIGGVKFYARKEIKDVLSYLKIIQNPRDDISLLRILNVPTRKIGLRTVEVLQRKATEVGGGIWDALKNCRDTEIPDSKKEILERFVRLIEELQNLNRTNTAASLIKNVLARTKLKEWWLSEGEAEGETRVENVLELISVAAKYDALEPAVSLATFLEEISLLSDADQIEEKENSVLLMSLHAAKGLEFPVVFISGLEQNIFPHSRSLLDPRQLEEERRLFYVGITRAMDSLFLLRARQRMFFGETQMNAPSEFLKDIPENLLAEESRRELKRRGFGERMLPDENFGTGESRPASAPEFAVGERVAHPVFGEGTVVNVMGGVIEVNFPIGVKKLAISIAPLRKIG